The following coding sequences lie in one Pempheris klunzingeri isolate RE-2024b chromosome 13, fPemKlu1.hap1, whole genome shotgun sequence genomic window:
- the noto gene encoding homeobox protein notochord, with amino-acid sequence MQVPTRPVGAYGYSVRNYAPASLYPQYPGSLCASPAKPPSGKSFTIDALLAKPEDTTSCRASPTHCGEKYQPAAPLPLTGHVGLPMAAAAAPYVYSPNMLHSAVHGQPGYTVYCCPPFTYQASCRGAFYAQASMSKVNAGLHSFKTKGGKSKRMRTSFTSEQLSRLEKEFARQQYMVGSERFLLASALQLTEAQVKVWFQNRRIKWRKQSLEQQQAKLAKLGLAAPPKSPGSQGHGDEGDEDEEFSDLDVDIDVSDDSTDHC; translated from the exons ATGCAGGTGCCGACCAGACCAGTCGGAGCTTATGGATACTCCGTGCGTAATTACGCACCAGCATCACTGTACCCGCAGTACCCAGGCAGCCTGTGCGCGTCTCCGGCAAAGCCTCCCAGTGGAAAATCTTTCACCATCGATGCTCTGCTCGCCAAGCCGGAGGACACGACCAGCTGCCGGGCGAGTCCCACTCACTGCGGGGAGAAATATCAGCCAGCAGCGCCGCTGCCGCTCACCGGACACGTAGGCTTACCGATGGCAGCAGCCGCGGCACCTTACGTCTACTCACCAAACATGTTGCACTCAGCGGTCCACGGACAGCCTGGATATACAGTCTACTGCTGCCCGCCTTTCACCTACCAGGCATCGTGTCGCGGAGCCTTTTACGCACAAG CGTCAATGTCCAAAGTCAATGCAGGGCTGCATTCGTTCAAAACTAAAGGTGGGAAGTCGAAACGGATGCGCACCAGCTTCACCAGCGAGCAGCTCTCCCGGCTGGAGAAGGAGTTTGCCCGGCAGCAGTACATGGTCGGCTCCGAGAGGTTCCTACTGGCATCAGCTTTACAGCTCACAGAAGCTCAG GTCAAAGTCTGGTTTCAGAACCGACGCATCAAGTGGCGCAAACAGagtctggagcagcagcaggccaaGCTGGCCAAACTGGGCCTGGCTGCTCCGCCGAAAAGTCCCGGATCTCAAGGGCACGGAGATGAAggagatgaggatgaggagttCTCCGACCTGGATGTGGATATTGACGTGTCTGATGACTCCACTGACCACTGCTGA